One window from the genome of Bacillota bacterium encodes:
- a CDS encoding DUF86 domain-containing protein: MSSNDKAIINKMIKYCKDSVKYININSLEFEEFTNNELYLTFSIFALSQLGELAAKVSEEMKAEFNEIPWNAIKSMRNKIVHDYDGVRYKVIWDTL; this comes from the coding sequence ATGAGCAGTAATGACAAGGCTATTATAAACAAAATGATAAAATATTGCAAAGACTCTGTTAAATATATAAATATAAATAGCTTAGAATTCGAGGAATTTACCAATAACGAGTTATACCTTACGTTTTCAATCTTTGCGCTGTCTCAACTGGGAGAGCTTGCCGCTAAGGTTAGTGAAGAAATGAAGGCTGAATTCAATGAGATTCCGTGGAATGCAATAAAAAGCATGCGAAACAAAATAGTACATGATTATGACGGAGTAAGATATAAAGTTATATGGGATACCCTTTGA